TTCCTGCAGGGGGATATCGTGGCTGGCATAATATTGCACCAAGCCGTCTCTATATACATCCAAGCCTTGGGAAGGGCCGTAGGCTAATACTTTTTCAGAAAAAGAGTGGTAGGCTTCAATCATTTGCGGCGGTGTGGGAATATCGGGTTGTCCGATGTTGAGATGAAAAACTTTATTACCGCGTTTTTTAGCTGCCACAGCGTGGGGCATCAGTTTACGGATGGGGGAGGCCTGGATTTCAAGCGCACGTTGTGAAAGTTTCATTTTCAGATCCTTATTTTTTGTTTTTTACCATCTTTTGAACCTGAGCGCATTTGACAAGTAAAATCTTGCCATCTGCATTAAGCTTCTTGACAACATGGGCGTTACATCAAAAAAAAGCCCGTCAGAAGACAGGCCTTTTTATTTGTGAAATATGGGTTTTCCTATTTTATCAATCCCGTTCTCAGGATATCGTCCAAACCTTTCAAAAGAGGTTCAATCTGAAAATCCTTGTCGTGGATAAGCCACTGCAGGAAGATGAGTTCCTGAGCACCCACGATGATATGGGCCAGTGCGTCCACATCAACTTTGCGGATCAGCTTTTTCTTGATTGCTTCCTGGAACACCCTGGCGTAATAATCCAGATAAAATTTCATGGGATTGTAGGTGGGATTTCGTTTGTAAAATCCTTCACTTTGGCGGAGTTCAATCAAGAGAAGGCGAGCGATGCTGGGCTTTTCTTGCATCAGTAAAAAATGTTCGGTAAAGAAATAGCGGACCTTTTCCAAAGGGTCATCAATCTTTTGGCTGTTTTTTTCAATCACCTGTATTTCGTCTTCAATGGTTTGCTGAATACAAAGCTGTAAAAGCTCATCCTTGTTTTTGAAATAGTTGTACAGAGTACCGATTCCAACCTTGGCTTGAATGGCAACATCGGACATGGTGCATTTCACATAACCTTTTTGGGCAAAGGTTCTCTGCGCTGCGGCCAGTATTTTATTCCGATAATCTGTGGGCATTACAGATTTTTTGCGCGGTTTTGGATACATTTGCAACATAAATTTCCTCTATTCTTCTTTCTTTGATCAATTGGGTACGAAGAAATATGGAGGCAACATTTTGTCAAGGAATAGTGGGATATGTTTTGGGAAATGTAATCTCAAACGCAAGTGAGGGTTGCGAAAATATGATAAATATAACCAGATTGAATTAGAGATGTAACTTTAACCATTGTGGTAATGTTCATAGATTTGTAAAGCCCTTTTGCGGCCAATGCCCTTCACCATCATCAGTTGATCAACATTGGCATTACGAACTCCCTCCACAGACCCAAATTGATTCAAAAGCAGGAATTTGGTATGTTCTCCAACACCGGGAATGTCTTCCAATTCGCTCAGCAGCGTACGTTTGGAGCGTCGGGAGCGATGGAAAGTGATGGCAAACCGGTGTGCTTCATCGCGGATGGCAATCAAAAGACGCAGCGAAGCTGATGAACGGGGCAGGATAACCGAATCTGCTCGTCCCGGCAAAAAAACCTCTTCCGCACGTTTTGCCAAGGATAAAATTGGGATTTTCGGATGCGAGGAATTTTCTAAAACCTCTCTGCACGCGGAAAGCTGGCCTTTGCCGCCATCAATTATAATCAGGTCTGGAATCATGGCTTCGTTTTTTTTGGTTTCATCCAAGAATCGGGACAGGGTTTCCTGAATAGCGGCATAGTCGTTCTGAGTGCTTATTTCGCGAATGATGAAGCGTCGATAGAAGCTTTTTTTGGGTTTGCCGTTTTCGAAAAAGACAGCCGAAGACACCGTATCAGTGCCTTGGATGGTGGAAATATCCAAGCAGACCATTTTTCGCGGAAGCTTTGGCAAGGCCAGTTTTTCTTTTAGCTCCTGAACGGGAAAAATAGTACGATTCGCGCGACGGATATGAGCCAGTTTGCGTTCCTCAACCAGTTGGAAAGCGTTGCGTTTTGCCATCGCCAGCAAGCGGCTTTTTTCTCCACGCTGAGGAAGGCGCAGTTTGCCATTCAGCCAGTTTTGCAATTCCTCAAAATCCGTTGGCTCCAAGGGAAGAAGAATCTCTTCGGGGAAGATATCCTTGTCCGCGTAATACAGTTTTATGAAAGCCGCCAAAACATCGCTGGGTTTCATGTTAGCCACATTGCTGAGAGGGTAATCCTCCCGGTTTACCACCATGCCGTTCATGATTCTCAACACCGCCGCCACCGCCACATTTTCCTCCTGATAAAAACCAATCACGTCAAGGTTTCGCGCTTCGATGGAATGCACCACCTGGCGCTTCTGAATGCGTTCGATAGCCAGGATTTGGTCCCTGCTTTTAGCTGCCTGTTCAAATTCCATATTTTCGGATTGCTGGTTCATTTCCGCGCGCAGTTCTTCCAAAACTTCCTGGTGACGTCCCTCAAAAAAAGCTTCCAGCCTCTTCACCACTCGCAAATAGTCCTCACGGGAAACAGCGCCAATGCAGGGTGCCAGGCATTTTCCCAATTGATGGTTGATGCAGGATTTTTTATAGCGGATTCCATCGGCTGGGATTTCGCGTTTGCAGGTTCGGATTGGAAAAACCCATTCAAAATTTCGCAGGGTGAGACGAAGCGCTCTCACATCGGTATAGGGTCCGAAATATCTGGAACCGTCATTCACCCTGTCTCGGGTCAAAATCAGGCGTGGAAAGGGTTCCGCGGTTGTTATTTTCACGAATGGATAGCGTTTGTCGTCTTTTAGTAAAATGTTGTATCTGGGTCGATGCCGCTTCACCAGATTGGTTTCCAAAAGGTAGGCGTCTTTTTCGGAGAGAGTGATGATGTAATCAAGATCCTGAGCCTGGCTCATGAGCTGGCGGGTTTTGATATCCTTTTCATGTCCGCTCAGGTAGGATTTGATTCGGTTTTTCAGCGAAACGGCTTTGCCCACGTAAAGCACTTTGCCTTCAGCGTCTTTCCAGAGATAAATTCCCGGTTGTTCAGGCAAAAGATGAAGTTTCTGCTCTATTTTCGGCGGAATTTTTTGCATAGTTGGGAAGCTGCTTCAGACAAATAATCCAATTTCAAGAGAATCCCTGCTCCGTAAAAGAATAATAAACTGGCGACGCCGAACACTGCAAGTTTTGCACCCAACTGCCAAATTCCACGTGCTGGCACTAAAGGCTCCACCTTCAAAAGCACGCAGAGCATCACGGCGCAGATGGCCAAGGTTTTCAAAATATTGGGAAGAATCCCCGCGAAATTCACCTTGGGCATCTTTTTCCTGATCAGGTAAAACTGAAGGACAAAATTCACCATCGCGGTGATGGATGTGGCAAAAGCCAAGCCGCGGTGTTGCATAAACTGCATCAGGATAAAGTTTAAAACAATATTCAGCGCCACCATGGCTGCAGCGATGCGCACGGGCGTGCGGGTATCCTTATTCGCGAAAAAAAGCGGTGTCAGAGCTTGGTTGAAGCTGAAAAAAATGAGCCCCAGGCTGTAAAAAATCAGCGCCTGCGTGGTCCAAAGACTGGCCTGTGCGTCAAAAGCCCCGCGCTCGAAAACCAGCCTGACCGCTTCTCCGCCCAGAGCAATAATCAGGGTTGTGACCGGCAGCATGAT
The genomic region above belongs to Candidatus Cloacimonadota bacterium and contains:
- a CDS encoding pyridoxal phosphate-dependent aminotransferase (catalyzes the formation of oxalozcetate and L-glutamate from L-aspartate and 2-oxoglutarate), which codes for MKLSQRALEIQASPIRKLMPHAVAAKKRGNKVFHLNIGQPDIPTPPQMIEAYHSFSEKVLAYGPSQGLDVYRDGLVQYYASHDIPLQE
- a CDS encoding TetR/AcrR family transcriptional regulator produces the protein MYPKPRKKSVMPTDYRNKILAAAQRTFAQKGYVKCTMSDVAIQAKVGIGTLYNYFKNKDELLQLCIQQTIEDEIQVIEKNSQKIDDPLEKVRYFFTEHFLLMQEKPSIARLLLIELRQSEGFYKRNPTYNPMKFYLDYYARVFQEAIKKKLIRKVDVDALAHIIVGAQELIFLQWLIHDKDFQIEPLLKGLDDILRTGLIK
- the uvrC gene encoding excinuclease ABC subunit UvrC; protein product: MQKIPPKIEQKLHLLPEQPGIYLWKDAEGKVLYVGKAVSLKNRIKSYLSGHEKDIKTRQLMSQAQDLDYIITLSEKDAYLLETNLVKRHRPRYNILLKDDKRYPFVKITTAEPFPRLILTRDRVNDGSRYFGPYTDVRALRLTLRNFEWVFPIRTCKREIPADGIRYKKSCINHQLGKCLAPCIGAVSREDYLRVVKRLEAFFEGRHQEVLEELRAEMNQQSENMEFEQAAKSRDQILAIERIQKRQVVHSIEARNLDVIGFYQEENVAVAAVLRIMNGMVVNREDYPLSNVANMKPSDVLAAFIKLYYADKDIFPEEILLPLEPTDFEELQNWLNGKLRLPQRGEKSRLLAMAKRNAFQLVEERKLAHIRRANRTIFPVQELKEKLALPKLPRKMVCLDISTIQGTDTVSSAVFFENGKPKKSFYRRFIIREISTQNDYAAIQETLSRFLDETKKNEAMIPDLIIIDGGKGQLSACREVLENSSHPKIPILSLAKRAEEVFLPGRADSVILPRSSASLRLLIAIRDEAHRFAITFHRSRRSKRTLLSELEDIPGVGEHTKFLLLNQFGSVEGVRNANVDQLMMVKGIGRKRALQIYEHYHNG